GCCATATTGCCTGGATGGGTTCATTTATGCCGGCGGATAAGGCGGGTTTATATACCGCGGCGTTAAAGGAACGGTTACCGGAAGAGGGGGCGGCCGAGCGCGTTATTAATGACTATATGGCCGGTTGCAGCCAGGCGGAATTGCTGGACCGGATGCAATACCTGGATATAAAGACGTATCTGCAGGACGGCCTTTTAGTCAAGACCGACCGGGCAAGCATGGCTAATTCCCTGGAGGCGCGCCTGCCGTATCTCGACCATCGTTTGGTGGAATTTGTTTTTCGCCTCCCGCAGCAGATGAGGTTAAGAGGCTTTGGCAGCAAGTACATCCTGAAAAAAGCCGCTGTCCCGTTTTTGCCGGCCGGGATCGTCAATCGCCGGAAAAAAGGGTTCGGCGTGCCTATCGGCTCCTGGATACGCAAGGATTTCAAAAGGTTGATCCTTGATTTTCTGGATGCGGATAAGATCAAGAAACAGGGCCTTTTGGACTGCGGATATGTCAACGGGCTGTTGGACAGGCATTTTCGGGGCAAGGCGGATAACCGTAAAAAGATCTGGACTATTTTTATGTTCGAATTATGGGCCTCAAAATATCTTTAAATAAAAGGGGATTAGGCGTTGCCTGGGGCTCTTTATTCAGGCAGATGTGTTTTTACCGTAATATCTTCGGCATAACCGCGGCCTGGAAGGCCGCGCTGAGCGGTTTAGCGTATGTATCCAATATCCGGGTATTTGGCGGTCCGCTGACCGTTAATCTTCTGATCACCGACGAATGCAATTTAAACTGTTCTATCTGCAGTTATCAAAATAAGCGCAATTCCCCGGGGATGCAGATGTCGTTGGAGCAGGTCAATGGGTTCATAGCGGCTTGCGCGAAAGAAAAGCCGGCGTTATTTTTCAGCGGCGGAGAGCCGTTTATGAGGCGGGATATCCTCGAGATGCTGCGAACGGCGAAGAAATACGGGCTCAAATGCGGGATAAACACCAATGGCTCTCTTATGGACGACCAGGCTATAAGCGGGTTAGCCGGCCTGGGAGTGGAATTGGTGGTTTTTTCATTATACGGGCCGCAGCATATACATGACGCGATTACCGGGGTAAACGGAAGTTTCGACAAGGCTTTAGTAAATATGCGGCAGCTTTGCCGGAAAAAGTCCAAGATCACCAGGGTTATCGTCAGTTGCGCTATAAACAAATACAACATTGATCATCTAAGCAGTATTCCTCGGATCGCCCGGGAGGCAGGGGCAGACGCGGTGAAATTCGAGCATTTGAATTTTTTAACTTCCGGGGAGTCCGGCTCAAAAGGCCCTGGTGTTGCGGCCAACACGCATATAGATGAAGGCGAAAGCTTTTCAGAAGGTTTTGTCAATAGGTTGATCGCCGTGTTGGATGAGATAAAGAAGATTTATGGGGATTTTGTGATGGTTAAGCCGGGTCTGAGCCGGGAAGAGATTATATCGTGGTACGGCGTTCCTTTTCGCTCGTCCAGGAGGTGTTTTTTTCCCTGGCATTCGGTTTTTGTCAAGCCGGACGGAACAGTTATCCCCTGCCAGTTCCTGCAGGATCGGGCGTTAGGCAATATCGCTGAAAATCGGCTCGGCGAGGTCTTCAACTCCAGGGCAATGCGGGATTTGCGGGGGGAATTAAAATCCGGGCTTTTGCCGGAATGCGCAAGGTGTTGTAAATTATAATATCGGGAAAGGCAAGGTTTGCGGCTGGAATGGCGATAAAAAATAAATATTGGGTCGTTGTTTGCTTGGCGCTGATCGTTTGTTTCCATCTGGCTAATAATTATATATGGCTGGCCAACAGCACTGATATCGTTGGCGTGGATGTGGCGAACCATCTTTATCACCAACTAAGATTCCACGATAAGTTCAAAGAGATAATTTTTAGCCCGTATTATTGCCCGGCGGAAAAGATCACGGGATTTATCGGGCTTTTTCATTCTTCTATGGCGTTCCCAAGTTGCGTATACTGGCCGAATTTGGTTTATTTTTTCTCGTCTGTCTTCGCGCTGGCCTTCGGCACAGCTTTGTTAACGGTAAAGATGGGCGGATTTTTTTATTTGTTGGCCCTTTTTTTGTCCGTATACGCCATCGGCAAAAGGATGGGGGGCAGGGGCTGCGGTGTATTAAGCGCGTTTTTTATTTCCATGTATCCGT
This genomic interval from Candidatus Omnitrophota bacterium contains the following:
- a CDS encoding radical SAM protein translates to MGLKISLNKRGLGVAWGSLFRQMCFYRNIFGITAAWKAALSGLAYVSNIRVFGGPLTVNLLITDECNLNCSICSYQNKRNSPGMQMSLEQVNGFIAACAKEKPALFFSGGEPFMRRDILEMLRTAKKYGLKCGINTNGSLMDDQAISGLAGLGVELVVFSLYGPQHIHDAITGVNGSFDKALVNMRQLCRKKSKITRVIVSCAINKYNIDHLSSIPRIAREAGADAVKFEHLNFLTSGESGSKGPGVAANTHIDEGESFSEGFVNRLIAVLDEIKKIYGDFVMVKPGLSREEIISWYGVPFRSSRRCFFPWHSVFVKPDGTVIPCQFLQDRALGNIAENRLGEVFNSRAMRDLRGELKSGLLPECARCCKL